The following are encoded together in the Vigna angularis cultivar LongXiaoDou No.4 chromosome 9, ASM1680809v1, whole genome shotgun sequence genome:
- the LOC108346384 gene encoding NAC domain-containing protein 62 gives MDVIGFGFRPTEEELVDYYLRHRLLGDDPQVHVIPDIDLCEVEPWDVPMLFGESDVQFDFREWFFFSPVGFKYSNTKRINRTTKCGFWKPTGKDREIRSSDSNILIATKKTLVYYKGRVSRAEKSNWVIHEYHAVTFHESQRTFVLCRLMKKPGGTTAGGGDDGESSGIMVSGYENQSIAGGIPSRSTFSGMGTTLQQDETSFPNSSYHDAYFRNESNIEHISYETTQEEEFLNNIFVHDGYVNNEQNINTFYNTFTPSESLRKVYHKNNDTDAEVVYEQGDNIMNISTVFNRYLNLDEYHSSKGFDSELSDVDIKEDVGMPSSVHETNQEKKKKKKKSIFSFF, from the exons ATGGATGTTATAGGTTTTGGTTTCAGACCCACAGAAGAAGAACTTGTCGACTATTACCTCAGACACAGGTTGCTGGGTGATGATCCACAAGTCCACGTCATCCCCGACATCGACCTTTGTGAAGTGGAACCTTGGGACGTACCAA TGTTATTCGGGGAATCTGATGTGCAATTCGATTTTCGAGAATGGTTTTTCTTCAGTCCTGTTGGTTTCAAGTATTCAAACACTAAAAGGATTAACAGGACAACCAAGTGTGGCTTCTGGAAACCCACTGGAAAAGATCGTGAGATTAGGAGCTCCGACTCCAACATTCTCATTGCCACAAAAAAGACTCTCGTTTACTACAAAGGCCGCGTTTCACGTGCTGAGAAGTCCAACTGGGTTATTCATGAATACCATGCTGTTACCTTTCACGAAAGCCAG AGGACTTTCGTTTTGTGTCGCTTGATGAAGAAACCTGGGGGAACAACTGCAGGTGGAGGTGATGATGGGGAGAGCAGTGGAATCATGGTTTCTGGCTATGAGAATCAGTCAATAGCAGGAGGCATTCCTTCA AGAAGTACTTTTTCTGGAATGGGAACGACCTTACAGCAAGACGAAACGTCTTTTCCAAACTCCTCATATCACGATGCCTATTTTAGAAATGAATCTAACATCGAGCATATTTCATATGAAACTACCCAGGAAGAGGAATTCctgaataatatttttgttcatGACGGTTATGTTaacaatgaacaaaatataaatacctTCTACAATACTTTCACCCCATCGGAGTCATTGAGAAAGGTATACCATAAGAATAATGATACGGATGCTGAGGTCGTCTACGAACAG GGTGATAATATTATGAATATTTCAACAGTGTTTAATAGATATCTTAACTTAGATGAATACCATTCATCAAAAGGGTTTGATTCTGAATTATCAGACGTGGATATCAAGGAAGATGTAGgtatgccatcttccgtccatGAAACAAaccaagagaaaaagaagaagaaaaagaagagcatattttctttcttctaa